The stretch of DNA AAGCATCATCCGGCCTTTGCTTGACGCCATGCAGACGCTGCCGGCGTTCGTCTACCTGGTGCCAGTGGTGATGCTGTTCGGCATCGGTAACGTCCCCGGCGTACTGGTGACCATCGTCTTCGCGCTGCCGCCGCTGGTGCGCCTGACCAACCTTGGCATCCGCCAGGTGCCGGAAGACAAGATCGAAGCCGCCCGCGCCTTCGGCTGCACGCCGCGGCAGATGCTGACCCGCGTGCAGTTGCCGCTGGCCACCTCGACCATCATGGCCGGCCTCAACCAGACCCTGATGCTGTCGCTGTCGATGGTGGTGATCGCCTCGATGATCTCGGTGGGTGGCCTGGGCCAGATGGTGCTGCGCGGCATCGGCCGACTGGACATGGGCCTGGCGACCGTCGGCGGCGTCGGCCTGGTGTTGCTGGCGATCTTCCTCGACCGCCTGACCCAGGCCATGGGCGCGCGCACCAGCGCCGACCCGAGCCTGCGCTGGTACCACACCGGCCCCGTAGGCGTGGTGCTGCGCCTGTGCGGTGCGGCGCAACCGCAAGGGCGGCGCAAGACTGCCTGAGTTTTACCCTGGATATATTCGATCTGCCGCACTTGAAGATAAAAATCAGAAGAAGGTAAGCGACGATGCACGAATCCAAGTTCTCCCGCAGCATTCTCAAATGCGCCACGGCGCTGACGCTGGTAGCCGCCGCGCTGTGCGCCCACGCTTCGGCCGACAAGCCGGGAGAAGGGGTCAAGGTGACCCCGATCTTCCCCTCCATCGCCGAAGAGCGTTTCCGTGGCGAAGTCGCCATGGAAGGCCTGCGCGAACTGGGCTACAACGTGCAGGAGCCGAAGGAGACCGAGTACGGCGTGATGATGGTGGCCCTGGCCAACGGCGACGCCGACTTCACCGTGCACCTGTGGGAAAAGCTCCACGACAAGTTCTACCAGCAGGCCGGTGGTGACGATGTGATGGTCAAGACCGGCAACATCCTGCCGGGCGTCGCCCAGGGCTACCTGATCGACAAGAAGACCGCCGACCAATACCACATCAAGTACATCACTGACCTGAAGAAACCCGAGATCGCCAAGCTGTTCGACACCGACGGCGACGGCAAGGCCGACATGACCGGCTGCAACCCGGGCTGGGGCTGCGAGCTGGTGATCGCCCACCACATGAAGGCCTATGACCTGGGCAAGAGCGTCACCGTCAACCAGGGCTCGTACTTCGCGCTGATGGCCGACACCATCACCCGCTACAAGGAAGGCAAGCCGATCTTGTACTTCACCTGGGTGCCGCAGTGGATCGCCAGCGTGCTGGTGGAGGGCAAGGACGTGGTCTGGCTGGAAGTGCCGAAAACCGACCTGCCGGACGGCAACAATGACGTCGACACGATGTACCACGGCAAGAACCTCGGCTTTGCCATCGACAAGGTGGTGGCGGTGCTGAACAAGGACTTCGCCAAGAAGAACCCGGCTGCGGAGAAGTTCCTGTCACTGGTGCAGATCAGCACCGATGACGAGAGCAACCAGAACCTGAAGATGCAGAAGGGCGAGAAGAAGCCTGCCGACATCACCCGCCATGCCAAGGAATGGGTCGCTGCGCACCGTCAGCAGTTTGATGAATGGCTGCAAGCCTCGCGTGCTGCTGCTACCCAGGCCAGCAAGTAATCCTCTAATAGCGGAGTTGGCCATTCGCGGGTAAACCCGCTCCCACAGGTGACGGCGTGAGTTCCAGGCTTGCGCGTTCCCTGTGGGGGCGGGTTTACCCGCGAAGAAGCCACCGCGATTTCCCGCCGTTGAGTCATCGCCATGAGCCATTTCGAAAGCATCCTCAAGAACACCAACCTGGCCCACCTCGACCCCGCTGGCCGCACCACCCTGGGCCTGCCGTGTCGTCGCGTGGCCTTCGTCCTGCGCGAGCACTTCTCGATGATGGCCTTCACCGCCGCCATGGACTCCCTGGTCACCGCCAACCTGATGAGCGCCACGCCGCTGTTCGACATCCAGGTCGTGGGCGAGGGTACGCAGGTGATGAGTGACCTCGGTATCGCGCTGCCGGTCAATACTGCGCTGGCCGAGCTGGATGTGCACGGGCTCGACTGCCTGCTGGTGTGCGGTGGGTTCCGCGTGCGCCTGGAGGCCTCGGCGCTGCTGCGCGGCAAGTTGCGCCAGGCCGACCACCTGGGCTGCCAGCTCGGCGGTTTGTGGAATGGCGCCTACTTCCTGGCTGAAGCCGGGCTGCTCAACGACCATGACTGCGCCTTCCACCCGGATGGCCGGGCGATGATGAGCGAGTTGTTCCCCAAGGTGCGCGTCAGCCGCCAGGCCCACATGCTGGACAGCCGGCGGATGAGCTGCGCAGGGGCCAGCAGTGCGCTGGACATGATGCTGGCGCTGCTCGAGTTCAAAGGCGGAGAAGCGCTGCGCCGGGCTGTGGAGCAGATGTTGGCGTGTGACCGTTCGCGGGTGCTGAGCGATGTGCCAGCGAGCGCGCCGGAAGTCGACCCGAGCCTGCCGCGTGGGGTGCGGCTGGCGCTGGAGCTGATGCATGCGAATATTGAAGACCCGATCAGCATTGATGAAATCGCCGAGCATGCCGGGTTGTCGCGCCGCCACCTTGAGCGCTTGTTCCGCCGCCATGTGCAGGCCACGCCGCCACGTTATTACCTGGAGTTGCGCCTGACCCATGCGCGGCAGTTGTTGCAGCACACCAGCAAGTCACTGACCGAGGTGGCGGTGGCCAGCGGGTTTGTCAGTTTTCCGCACTTCTATCGGCGTTTTCGCGAGCTGTTTGCCATCGCACCGCGCCAGTTCCGGGCGCGCAGCCAGGGCTGGGCGGGGCGGCAGGAAGTGGCTGTGCACTGATTGCAGCTGGAATGTCGCTTCGTTTTTGTGGGAGCGGCCTTGTGTCGCGAAAGGGCTGCAGAGCAGCCTCAAAAATTCGGAAGCAAGGCTGAAATCCTGGGGCTGCTCCGCAGCCCTTTCGCGACGCAAGGCCGCTCCCACAGGTTTAGCGCAATGTTCGATTATCGCGCACTTCTGATCTGCCCACTGTCCGCTATCCGCCCACCCAATCCGAACATCTCATTGCCCAACCCCCGCCTTTTTGCTTAGTGTTCACGTATACGCCAGTGGTCAGCTGCCCCCAGATACCTGACTATGGCTCGATAGAATGACCGTGAACGACCGCAACCACAGGCCTGCAGGGCCAGTAGGGCGCGGCGACC from Pseudomonas putida encodes:
- the proW gene encoding glycine betaine/L-proline ABC transporter permease ProW, yielding MSEFSLLDPFQAATIPLGDWVTATLNFLVHNFREVFRAIRWPIDQVLNGIEFTLQSIPPTIGILLSSLLGWQLAGKRMALLCFVTLTLLGLIGVWSESMTTLALVLTSVFFCAVIGIPLGIVCARSNRLESIIRPLLDAMQTLPAFVYLVPVVMLFGIGNVPGVLVTIVFALPPLVRLTNLGIRQVPEDKIEAARAFGCTPRQMLTRVQLPLATSTIMAGLNQTLMLSLSMVVIASMISVGGLGQMVLRGIGRLDMGLATVGGVGLVLLAIFLDRLTQAMGARTSADPSLRWYHTGPVGVVLRLCGAAQPQGRRKTA
- the proX gene encoding glycine betaine/L-proline ABC transporter substrate-binding protein ProX; translation: MHESKFSRSILKCATALTLVAAALCAHASADKPGEGVKVTPIFPSIAEERFRGEVAMEGLRELGYNVQEPKETEYGVMMVALANGDADFTVHLWEKLHDKFYQQAGGDDVMVKTGNILPGVAQGYLIDKKTADQYHIKYITDLKKPEIAKLFDTDGDGKADMTGCNPGWGCELVIAHHMKAYDLGKSVTVNQGSYFALMADTITRYKEGKPILYFTWVPQWIASVLVEGKDVVWLEVPKTDLPDGNNDVDTMYHGKNLGFAIDKVVAVLNKDFAKKNPAAEKFLSLVQISTDDESNQNLKMQKGEKKPADITRHAKEWVAAHRQQFDEWLQASRAAATQASK
- a CDS encoding GlxA family transcriptional regulator, whose translation is MSHFESILKNTNLAHLDPAGRTTLGLPCRRVAFVLREHFSMMAFTAAMDSLVTANLMSATPLFDIQVVGEGTQVMSDLGIALPVNTALAELDVHGLDCLLVCGGFRVRLEASALLRGKLRQADHLGCQLGGLWNGAYFLAEAGLLNDHDCAFHPDGRAMMSELFPKVRVSRQAHMLDSRRMSCAGASSALDMMLALLEFKGGEALRRAVEQMLACDRSRVLSDVPASAPEVDPSLPRGVRLALELMHANIEDPISIDEIAEHAGLSRRHLERLFRRHVQATPPRYYLELRLTHARQLLQHTSKSLTEVAVASGFVSFPHFYRRFRELFAIAPRQFRARSQGWAGRQEVAVH